The DNA window GGTGCCCGTGACGAAGATCCCCTTCATGGCGCTTCCTCCTTCCTCTCCGACCCGCCGCACAGGAACACCTGGTACGTCGCCCGGATCGCGCCGAACCGCTCCCGGTACGCCCGCTCGACCCGGCCGAGCCGCCCAGGGCTCCAGCCGCCCTGCGAACCGGAGCCGCCGACCCCCGTGTACCGGATGCTCTTCAGCAGCCCCATCAGGTCCGGGAAATCCTGCCGGTACGAGCGCTCCTCGACGCTCCAGCGGGCGAAGGCGCCGGACATCGCGGCCTCGATCTCTTCCCGGGAGAGGAACCCCGCCGCCGCGGTCCGGTCCGCGCGCGATCCCTCCCGCTCCGCCCGCATCGCCTCGTCGAGCTCCGCGAACGTCCCCGGACCGAAGTAGGAGAACGTGAGGCGCCCGCCCTCCGAAAGCAGGGATGCCATCCGGCGCACGGTGCGCCCGAACGTCCGGAACCACTGGAACGTCGCGTTCGACGTGACCAGGTCGTACGTCCCCGAGACGATCTCCTCGGCATCGCCCGTCGCGAAGCGCGCCCTCGGGTCGGCGATCCGCTCCCGCGCCAGCCGGACCATCTCCGCGGAAATGTCCACCCCCTCGATCGACGCGCCGGGAAAGGCTTCGAGGAGCATCCGGGTGTAAAGGCCGGTCCCGCAGCCGGGCTCGAGGATGCTTTCGACCCGTCTCCCCTCGAGGGCGTCCCGGGTGAACGCCAGGAGGTCCGCAGCCGACAGCCGCTGGGCGTGGGCGTGCGCCTCGTAGCGCGAGGCGCCGATCGAGAAGCGGCGCGCGACCGCGGGGTCAGTCATCGGACGCGGCCGCCCGGAATCGCTCGTCCAGGAACGCGGCGTGCGGCGCCCCCGCGAGAAGACGGAACGCCGCGCGTCCCGACTCCCGCGCCAGCTCCTCCGCCTCGGAGGCCGGGGCGACCACGTCCCTCTCCCCGTGGACGATCGTCACGGGGCACGCCGGGAGATCTTCCGCGGACAGCACGGCCCCGGACAGGAAGGACAGCCCGGAAAGCAGCGCCTCGTCGTCCATCTCCCGGAGGTACTCCGCCTGGAGGCCGGAGCGGAATCGCCGGTATTCCTTCATCCGCGAAGGGAAGAAGCACTGCGCATAGAAATCGGAAAGGCAGCCCTCCCGGTCGCTCAGCAGCCGCTCCCGCGCCGCTTCCACGTCGGCCGCGGGGTATCGCTTCCGGACGCCGACCAGGACGAGCCGGCGCACCCGCCCGGGATGCCGCGCCGCAAACTCCGCCGCGAGGAAACCTCCGAGCGACCACCCGATGACCGTCACGGGGTTGCGCGCCGCGCCGTCCAGGAAAGCGGCCAGGCGGTCATGGAAACCGTCGGGGCGCAGCGACCCTGAAACGCGCGCCGAGGCGACGCCGGGAAAGAGGCCGTCGAACACGCGGCTGTCCGTGGCCCAGCCGGGAAGCAGCACCAGCGAGGGCGCCGCGCCCCCGCCCGCGACGGCGAACTCCTCACGCGGCACCGAGCGCCTCCAGGACGCCTTTGAGGTGGGAGTCCTTGTGGGCGGCGGTCAGGGAGAAGCGCAGCCTTGCCGACCCTTCCGGCACCGTCGGCGGGCGGACCGGCAGGGAGAGGAATCCCTGCCCGGCCAGCCGCCCGGAAAGCTCGACCGCCCGGGAACTCTGGCCGACCACGACCGGCACGATCTGGCTGTCGCCTCCCACGAGCCACCCTTTCGCCCGGAGAGCGCTCCGGAACTCCTCCGATCGGGCCAGGAGCCGCTCCCCGTGCGTCTCGCCCTCGAGGCAAAGCCGCAGCGCCGCGAGGTTCGCGGCGATCACCGGGGCGGGCAGCGCCGTCGAGTAGATGAAGCTGCGGGCGGAGTTCACGAGGAACTCGACGACCGTCCGGGAGGCCGCAAGGTAGGCGCCGAAGGAACCCAGCGCCTTGCTGAACGTCCCCATCACGAGATCGACTTCCCCGGTAAGCCCCTCCGCTTCGACGCATCCCCGCCCCTGCGGCCCGAAGACTCCCGTTGCGTGCGCCTCGTCGACCATGAAGAGACACTGGTGGCGGCGCGCTGTCTCGAGGAGAAGCTTCAGCGGAGCGCGGTCGCCGTCCATGCTGAAGACGCTTTCCGTCATCACCAGCGCCTTGCGGAACGTCCCGCGGCGCTTCTCCAGCAGCGAGGAGAGATGCTCCGGATCGTTGTGGCGGAACCGGACCAGCGTCGCGCGCGAGAGCAGCGCCCCGTCGAGCTGGCTGGCGTGGCAGAGCTGGTCCGCGAGGATGACGTCGTGGCGGCCGAAGAGCGCCGGGACGATCCCCGTGTTCGCCTGGTACCCGGAGTTGAAGACCAGCGCGCTCTCCGCGCCCTTGAACGACGCGACCGCCTCCTCCAGCTCGTGGTGGATCGCCAGGTTTCCGCTCATCAGGCGGGAAGCCCCCGCGCCCACCCCGTACCGGTCGAGGGCGTCCTTCGCCGCGGCGACCAGCGCCGGGTGGGACGAGAGCCCAAGGTAGTCGTTCGAGGAGAAGTCGACGTACTGCCGCCCTCCCCGCGTCGCGAGGCCGGGGCGCCGCTCCTCGGAGGGGGACAGCCGCCGCAGGAGCTGCTGCCGCTCCCGCTCCTCGAGGAACTCCCGCAGCTCCTCCATCAGGCGTCTCCCCGGGGGCGGGGGGACTTCCCGGAGAAGAGGTACCGCTCGAACATCCGCTGGTAGTCGGTCCAGCGGGCGCCCTCCGGCAGGTCCGCGATCGCGTCGTTGAAGGCCGTCACCTTGGCATCCATGTTCTCCACGAAATGGAGCAGGACCGCCTCCAGCGTCTTGGGCCGCTTGGGGGATCCGTACTCGAGCTCGCCATGGTGGGAGAGGATCATGTGCTTGAGCAGCATCGTCTTCTCCCCGGGGAAGCCGGAAATGGATCCGCAGATGCCGTCCACGTATTCCGCGCCCATGTAGAGGTGCCCCAGCAGCCGCCCCTCGTCCGTGTAGTCGAAGGCGCCCTCGTACGATAGCTCGTGCACCTTACCCACGTCGTGCAGCAGCGCCCCCGCGGTCAGCATGTCGGCGTCCACGTTCTCGTAATGGAAGGAGAGGAACCGGCAGATCCCGGCGACCGAAACGGTGTGCTCCAGCAGCCCGCCGATGTAGTCGTGGTGCATCGTCTTGCCGCCGGGCGCCTGGCGGAACCGGCGCGCCACGTCCGTCGCGGGCGGATCGGGAAACACGGCCGACAGCAGCTTCCGGATGTCCGGGTCCTTCACCTCGGCGATGTGCGCCTGGAGCGTCGACCAGAGCGGGTCGATCCCCTTCCGCGTGACCGGGAGGTACTCGGAAAGGTCCCTCGCGCCCCCCTCCTCGCGGCGGACGTCGTGGACCTTGAGCTGGACGCGTCCCTGGTAGGAGATCGCGCTGCCGCTGGCCTCGACCACGTCGTCCCGGTCGAACCGCTTGCCGATCTCCTCCGCCCGGTCCCATACCCTCGCCTCGATGGTCCCCGTCCGGTCGCGGAGCTGCAGGCTCAGGTACGGTTTCCCCGCGTTGCTGGTGAGCTGCGCCTTGCCCGCCACGAGGAACAGCTCCCGGATCTGCTCCCCTTCCTTGATATCCTTAACGTACCGGACCTTCGGCATTCCGACGCCCTCGGCTTTCTAAGTGGAATATGTTTCGAGAATGCGAAGGGCCGCCCGGATCCCGTCCACGGCGGAGGAAACGATCCCCCCGGCGTGCCCCGCCCCTTCCCCCACAGGATACAACCCTTTGCGGGAGACCGACTCATAATTCACCCGCTCGATGCGCACCGGCGAGGAGGTCCGCGACTCCACGGCGTAAAGCGTCGCCTCCTTCGTCAGGAAGCCGCGCATCGTCTGCCCGAACCGCAGGAGCCCGGTCCGCAGGTCCTCCTCCACCCGTTCCGGGAGGATCCCGCGAAGGGTGTCCTCCGCCGTCCCGGGAGCCAGCGTACGCGCCGGGGAGGGAGAAAGCGCTGTCCCGTGGACGAAGGAAAGGAGGTTCGCCGCCGGGAGGGCGAA is part of the Thermodesulfobacteriota bacterium genome and encodes:
- a CDS encoding methyltransferase domain-containing protein; this encodes MTDPAVARRFSIGASRYEAHAHAQRLSAADLLAFTRDALEGRRVESILEPGCGTGLYTRMLLEAFPGASIEGVDISAEMVRLARERIADPRARFATGDAEEIVSGTYDLVTSNATFQWFRTFGRTVRRMASLLSEGGRLTFSYFGPGTFAELDEAMRAEREGSRADRTAAAGFLSREEIEAAMSGAFARWSVEERSYRQDFPDLMGLLKSIRYTGVGGSGSQGGWSPGRLGRVERAYRERFGAIRATYQVFLCGGSERKEEAP
- a CDS encoding alpha/beta fold hydrolase gives rise to the protein MPREEFAVAGGGAAPSLVLLPGWATDSRVFDGLFPGVASARVSGSLRPDGFHDRLAAFLDGAARNPVTVIGWSLGGFLAAEFAARHPGRVRRLVLVGVRKRYPAADVEAARERLLSDREGCLSDFYAQCFFPSRMKEYRRFRSGLQAEYLREMDDEALLSGLSFLSGAVLSAEDLPACPVTIVHGERDVVAPASEAEELARESGRAAFRLLAGAPHAAFLDERFRAAASDD
- the bioF gene encoding 8-amino-7-oxononanoate synthase; translation: MEELREFLEERERQQLLRRLSPSEERRPGLATRGGRQYVDFSSNDYLGLSSHPALVAAAKDALDRYGVGAGASRLMSGNLAIHHELEEAVASFKGAESALVFNSGYQANTGIVPALFGRHDVILADQLCHASQLDGALLSRATLVRFRHNDPEHLSSLLEKRRGTFRKALVMTESVFSMDGDRAPLKLLLETARRHQCLFMVDEAHATGVFGPQGRGCVEAEGLTGEVDLVMGTFSKALGSFGAYLAASRTVVEFLVNSARSFIYSTALPAPVIAANLAALRLCLEGETHGERLLARSEEFRSALRAKGWLVGGDSQIVPVVVGQSSRAVELSGRLAGQGFLSLPVRPPTVPEGSARLRFSLTAAHKDSHLKGVLEALGAA
- a CDS encoding HD domain-containing protein yields the protein MPKVRYVKDIKEGEQIRELFLVAGKAQLTSNAGKPYLSLQLRDRTGTIEARVWDRAEEIGKRFDRDDVVEASGSAISYQGRVQLKVHDVRREEGGARDLSEYLPVTRKGIDPLWSTLQAHIAEVKDPDIRKLLSAVFPDPPATDVARRFRQAPGGKTMHHDYIGGLLEHTVSVAGICRFLSFHYENVDADMLTAGALLHDVGKVHELSYEGAFDYTDEGRLLGHLYMGAEYVDGICGSISGFPGEKTMLLKHMILSHHGELEYGSPKRPKTLEAVLLHFVENMDAKVTAFNDAIADLPEGARWTDYQRMFERYLFSGKSPRPRGDA